A single Equus quagga isolate Etosha38 chromosome 8, UCLA_HA_Equagga_1.0, whole genome shotgun sequence DNA region contains:
- the URGCP gene encoding up-regulator of cell proliferation isoform X2 — translation MASPGHSDLGEVAPEIKGSERRTAVAIADLEWREMEGDDCEFHYGDGTNEAQDGDFPAVERSRLQEMLSLLGLETYQLQKLSLQDSLQISSDSMKNWAPQVPKDLPWNFLRKLQALNAEARNTTMVLDVPPDARPVEKESQMEEEIIYWDTADDISADIYSFSELPTPDTPVNPLDLLCALLLSSDSFLQQEIVVKMSLCQFALPLVLPDSENHYHTFLLWAMRGIVRTWWSQPPRGVGSFREDSVVLFRAPAFAFVRMEVSSNSKSQLLNAVLSPGHRQRDCFWHRDLNLGTNPREIADGLVEISWFLPSGREDLDIFPEPVAFLNLRGDIGSHWLQFKLLTEISSAVFILTDNISKKEYKLLYSMKGSATKYYFILSPYRGKRNTNLRFLNKLIPVLKMDHSHVLVKVSSTDSASFVRRIRSIVAHVARSPCRRLSLEEMANAARKLGLKVDEDCEECQRAKDRMERITRKIKDLDAYRRDELRLQGDPWRKAAQVEKELCQVQWAGDPPEKHRAELRHRLLELRMQQNGHDPAWGVQEFITGVSSPSLGEKQYFLRWMEWGLARVAQPRLRQPPETILTLRPKHCGAVDFSEALWPEPLGVEHFLREMGQFYEAESCLVEAGKLPAGQRRFAHFPGLALELLLRGLPLELIDGSTLSTPLRWVTGLLKELHIRLERRSRLVVLSALGVAGTGKSTLLNTMFGLRFATGRGCGPRGAFMQLITVAESFSQDLGCDHILVIDSGGLIGGALTAAGERFELEASLATLIMGLSNVTVVSLAETRDIPPAILHAFLRLEKTGHMPNYQFVYQNLHDVSASGPKPRERRQLLDQPSDVSRAAAQMEKQGDGIRTLADLAFCDPERQHIWHIPGLWHGVPPMAAVSLGYSEAIFELKRCLLENIRNGLSNQNKNIQQLIELVRRL, via the exons ACATTCAGATTTGGGAGAAGTGGCCCCAGAAATAAAAGGATCTGAGAGACGAACAGCTGTGGCCATTGCAG atttggaatggagagaaatggaaggagatgaTTGCGAGTTTCATTATGGAG ATGGTACGAATGAGGCTCAAGACGGTGACTTTCCAGCAG TGGAGAGGAGCAGACTGCAAGAAATGCTGTCGCTTTTGGGACTAGAGACTTACCAGCTCCAGAAACTCAGCCTCCAGGACTCCCTGCAGATTAGTAGTGACAGCATGAAGAACTGGGCTCCTCAGGTTCCCAAAGACTTGCCCTGGAATTTCCTCAGGAAGCTGCAGGCCCTCAATGCTGAAGCTAGGAACACTACCATGGTGCTGGACGTGCCCCCAGATGCCAGGCCTGTGGAGAAGGAgagccagatggaagaggagaTTATTTACTGGGACACAGCTGATGACATCTCTGCGGACATCTATTCCTTCTCTGAGCTGCCAACCCCCGACACACCTGTGAACCCCTTGGATCTTCTCTGTGCCCTTCTGCTTTCCTCCGATAGTTTCCTGCAACAAGAAATCGTGGTAAAGATGTCCCTCTGCCAGTTTGCACTCCCTCTCGTTTTGCCCGACTCAGAGAACCACTACCACACGTTTCTGCTGTGGGCCATGAGGGGCATTGTGCGGACCTGGTGGTCACAGCCCCCCAGGGGGGTGGGCAGCTTCAGAGAAGACAGCGTGGTCCTGTTCCGGGCGCCCGCCTTTGCCTTTGTGCGCATGGAGGTCAGCAGCAACTCCAAGTCGCAGCTTCTCAACGCCGTGCTCAGCCCGGGCCACCGGCAGCGGGACTGCTTCTGGCATCGAGATCTGAACTTGGGCACAAACCCTCGGGAGATTGCAGACGGGCTGGTGGAAATTTCCTGGTTTCTTCCCAGTGGCAGGGAAGACTTGGACATTTTCCCAGAGCCGGTGGCCTTTCTGAACCTGAGAGGCGACATTGGGTCTCACTGGCTGCAGTTTAAGCTCTTGACAGAAATCTCCTCAGCGGTGTTCATCTTGACTGACAACATCAGTAAGAAGGAGTACAAACTGCTGTACTCCATGAAGGGGTCGGCCACGAAATACTACTTCATCCTGAGTCCCTACCGTGGGAAACGAAACACAAATCTGAGATTCCTAAACAAGTTAATTCCTGTGCTGAAGATGGACCACTCGCACGTTCTCGTGAAGGTCAGCAGCACGGACAGCGCGAGCTTTGTGCGGAGGATCCGCTCCATCGTGGCCCACGTGGCCCGGTCCCCCTGCAGGAGGTTGTCTTTGGAGGAAATGGCGAATGCAGCCCGCAAGCTGGGGCTGAAGGTCGATGAGGACTGCGAGGAGTGTCAGCGAGCGAAAGACCGGATGGAGCGGATCACCAGGAAAATCAAAGACTTGGATGCCTACCGAAGGGATGAGCTGAGGCTGCAGGGGGATCCTTGGAGAAAGGCGGCCCAGGTGGAGAAGGAGCTCTGCCAGGTCCAGTGGGCTGGGGACCCTCCTGAGAAGCACAGGGCTGAGCTGCGGCATCGTTTACTGGAACTTCGAATGCAGCAGAATGGCCATGACCCTGCCTGGGGGGTGCAGGAGTTCATCACGGGTGtcagcagcccctccctgggcGAGAAGCAGTACTTCCTGAGGTGGATggagtgggggctggcccgggtGGCCCAGCCAAGGCTGAGACAGCCTCCGGAGACAATTCTTACCCTGAGACCAAAACACTGTGGGGCTGTGGACTTCAGTGAGGCGCTCTGGCCTGAGCCCCTGGGGGTGGAGCACTTCCTGCGGGAGATGGGACAGTTTTACGAGGCAGAAAGCTGCCTTGTGGAGGCAGGGAAGCTGCCAGCAGGCCAGAGGCGATTTGCCCACTTCCCAGGCCTGGCCTTGGAGCTGCTGCTGAGAGGGCTCCCCCTGGAGCTGATCGACGGGAGCACGCTGAGCACTCCCCTGCGCTGGGTCACGGGGCTCCTGAAGGAGCTGCACATCCGCCTGGAGAGACGGTCGCGGCTGGTGGTCCTGTCGGCACTGGGTGTGGCAGGCACGGGCAAGTCCACCCTTCTCAACACCATGTTTGGGCTGCGGTTTGccacagggaggggctgtggtccTCGAGGGGCCTTTATGCAGCTCATCACGGTGGCCGAGAGCTTCAGCCAGGACCTGGGCTGTGACCACATCCTGGTGATAGACTCAGGGGGCTTGATAGGGGGCGCCCTGACCGCGGCTGGGGAGAGGTTTGAGCTGGAGGCTTCCCTGGCCACTTTGATTATGGGGCTGAGCAATGTCACCGTGGTCAGTTTAGCTGAAACAAGGGACATTCCGCCAGCTATTCTGCATGCATTTCTGAGGTTGGAAAAAACGGGGCACATGCCCAACTATCAGTTTGTATACCAGAACCTTCATGACGTGTCTGCCTCTGGCCCTAAGCCAAGAGAGAGGAGACAGCTCCTGGATCAGCCCAGTGACGTGAGCAGAGCTGCAGCACAAATGGAGAAACAGGGCGATGGCATCCGGACGCTGGCTGACCTGGCCTTTTGTGACCCTGAGAGGCAGCACATTTGGCACATCCCTGGCCTGTGGCACGGAGTGCCTCCCATGGCTGCTGTGAGCTTGGGGTACAGCGAAGCCATTTTTGAACTGAAGAGATGCCTGCTAGAAAACATCAGGAACGGCCTGtccaaccaaaacaaaaacattcagcAGCTCATTGAGCTGGTGAGACGGCTGTGA
- the URGCP gene encoding up-regulator of cell proliferation isoform X3 yields the protein MEGDDCEFHYGDGTNEAQDGDFPAVERSRLQEMLSLLGLETYQLQKLSLQDSLQISSDSMKNWAPQVPKDLPWNFLRKLQALNAEARNTTMVLDVPPDARPVEKESQMEEEIIYWDTADDISADIYSFSELPTPDTPVNPLDLLCALLLSSDSFLQQEIVVKMSLCQFALPLVLPDSENHYHTFLLWAMRGIVRTWWSQPPRGVGSFREDSVVLFRAPAFAFVRMEVSSNSKSQLLNAVLSPGHRQRDCFWHRDLNLGTNPREIADGLVEISWFLPSGREDLDIFPEPVAFLNLRGDIGSHWLQFKLLTEISSAVFILTDNISKKEYKLLYSMKGSATKYYFILSPYRGKRNTNLRFLNKLIPVLKMDHSHVLVKVSSTDSASFVRRIRSIVAHVARSPCRRLSLEEMANAARKLGLKVDEDCEECQRAKDRMERITRKIKDLDAYRRDELRLQGDPWRKAAQVEKELCQVQWAGDPPEKHRAELRHRLLELRMQQNGHDPAWGVQEFITGVSSPSLGEKQYFLRWMEWGLARVAQPRLRQPPETILTLRPKHCGAVDFSEALWPEPLGVEHFLREMGQFYEAESCLVEAGKLPAGQRRFAHFPGLALELLLRGLPLELIDGSTLSTPLRWVTGLLKELHIRLERRSRLVVLSALGVAGTGKSTLLNTMFGLRFATGRGCGPRGAFMQLITVAESFSQDLGCDHILVIDSGGLIGGALTAAGERFELEASLATLIMGLSNVTVVSLAETRDIPPAILHAFLRLEKTGHMPNYQFVYQNLHDVSASGPKPRERRQLLDQPSDVSRAAAQMEKQGDGIRTLADLAFCDPERQHIWHIPGLWHGVPPMAAVSLGYSEAIFELKRCLLENIRNGLSNQNKNIQQLIELVRRL from the exons atggaaggagatgaTTGCGAGTTTCATTATGGAG ATGGTACGAATGAGGCTCAAGACGGTGACTTTCCAGCAG TGGAGAGGAGCAGACTGCAAGAAATGCTGTCGCTTTTGGGACTAGAGACTTACCAGCTCCAGAAACTCAGCCTCCAGGACTCCCTGCAGATTAGTAGTGACAGCATGAAGAACTGGGCTCCTCAGGTTCCCAAAGACTTGCCCTGGAATTTCCTCAGGAAGCTGCAGGCCCTCAATGCTGAAGCTAGGAACACTACCATGGTGCTGGACGTGCCCCCAGATGCCAGGCCTGTGGAGAAGGAgagccagatggaagaggagaTTATTTACTGGGACACAGCTGATGACATCTCTGCGGACATCTATTCCTTCTCTGAGCTGCCAACCCCCGACACACCTGTGAACCCCTTGGATCTTCTCTGTGCCCTTCTGCTTTCCTCCGATAGTTTCCTGCAACAAGAAATCGTGGTAAAGATGTCCCTCTGCCAGTTTGCACTCCCTCTCGTTTTGCCCGACTCAGAGAACCACTACCACACGTTTCTGCTGTGGGCCATGAGGGGCATTGTGCGGACCTGGTGGTCACAGCCCCCCAGGGGGGTGGGCAGCTTCAGAGAAGACAGCGTGGTCCTGTTCCGGGCGCCCGCCTTTGCCTTTGTGCGCATGGAGGTCAGCAGCAACTCCAAGTCGCAGCTTCTCAACGCCGTGCTCAGCCCGGGCCACCGGCAGCGGGACTGCTTCTGGCATCGAGATCTGAACTTGGGCACAAACCCTCGGGAGATTGCAGACGGGCTGGTGGAAATTTCCTGGTTTCTTCCCAGTGGCAGGGAAGACTTGGACATTTTCCCAGAGCCGGTGGCCTTTCTGAACCTGAGAGGCGACATTGGGTCTCACTGGCTGCAGTTTAAGCTCTTGACAGAAATCTCCTCAGCGGTGTTCATCTTGACTGACAACATCAGTAAGAAGGAGTACAAACTGCTGTACTCCATGAAGGGGTCGGCCACGAAATACTACTTCATCCTGAGTCCCTACCGTGGGAAACGAAACACAAATCTGAGATTCCTAAACAAGTTAATTCCTGTGCTGAAGATGGACCACTCGCACGTTCTCGTGAAGGTCAGCAGCACGGACAGCGCGAGCTTTGTGCGGAGGATCCGCTCCATCGTGGCCCACGTGGCCCGGTCCCCCTGCAGGAGGTTGTCTTTGGAGGAAATGGCGAATGCAGCCCGCAAGCTGGGGCTGAAGGTCGATGAGGACTGCGAGGAGTGTCAGCGAGCGAAAGACCGGATGGAGCGGATCACCAGGAAAATCAAAGACTTGGATGCCTACCGAAGGGATGAGCTGAGGCTGCAGGGGGATCCTTGGAGAAAGGCGGCCCAGGTGGAGAAGGAGCTCTGCCAGGTCCAGTGGGCTGGGGACCCTCCTGAGAAGCACAGGGCTGAGCTGCGGCATCGTTTACTGGAACTTCGAATGCAGCAGAATGGCCATGACCCTGCCTGGGGGGTGCAGGAGTTCATCACGGGTGtcagcagcccctccctgggcGAGAAGCAGTACTTCCTGAGGTGGATggagtgggggctggcccgggtGGCCCAGCCAAGGCTGAGACAGCCTCCGGAGACAATTCTTACCCTGAGACCAAAACACTGTGGGGCTGTGGACTTCAGTGAGGCGCTCTGGCCTGAGCCCCTGGGGGTGGAGCACTTCCTGCGGGAGATGGGACAGTTTTACGAGGCAGAAAGCTGCCTTGTGGAGGCAGGGAAGCTGCCAGCAGGCCAGAGGCGATTTGCCCACTTCCCAGGCCTGGCCTTGGAGCTGCTGCTGAGAGGGCTCCCCCTGGAGCTGATCGACGGGAGCACGCTGAGCACTCCCCTGCGCTGGGTCACGGGGCTCCTGAAGGAGCTGCACATCCGCCTGGAGAGACGGTCGCGGCTGGTGGTCCTGTCGGCACTGGGTGTGGCAGGCACGGGCAAGTCCACCCTTCTCAACACCATGTTTGGGCTGCGGTTTGccacagggaggggctgtggtccTCGAGGGGCCTTTATGCAGCTCATCACGGTGGCCGAGAGCTTCAGCCAGGACCTGGGCTGTGACCACATCCTGGTGATAGACTCAGGGGGCTTGATAGGGGGCGCCCTGACCGCGGCTGGGGAGAGGTTTGAGCTGGAGGCTTCCCTGGCCACTTTGATTATGGGGCTGAGCAATGTCACCGTGGTCAGTTTAGCTGAAACAAGGGACATTCCGCCAGCTATTCTGCATGCATTTCTGAGGTTGGAAAAAACGGGGCACATGCCCAACTATCAGTTTGTATACCAGAACCTTCATGACGTGTCTGCCTCTGGCCCTAAGCCAAGAGAGAGGAGACAGCTCCTGGATCAGCCCAGTGACGTGAGCAGAGCTGCAGCACAAATGGAGAAACAGGGCGATGGCATCCGGACGCTGGCTGACCTGGCCTTTTGTGACCCTGAGAGGCAGCACATTTGGCACATCCCTGGCCTGTGGCACGGAGTGCCTCCCATGGCTGCTGTGAGCTTGGGGTACAGCGAAGCCATTTTTGAACTGAAGAGATGCCTGCTAGAAAACATCAGGAACGGCCTGtccaaccaaaacaaaaacattcagcAGCTCATTGAGCTGGTGAGACGGCTGTGA
- the URGCP gene encoding up-regulator of cell proliferation isoform X1, whose amino-acid sequence MASPGIEVELLVKGHSDLGEVAPEIKGSERRTAVAIADLEWREMEGDDCEFHYGDGTNEAQDGDFPAVERSRLQEMLSLLGLETYQLQKLSLQDSLQISSDSMKNWAPQVPKDLPWNFLRKLQALNAEARNTTMVLDVPPDARPVEKESQMEEEIIYWDTADDISADIYSFSELPTPDTPVNPLDLLCALLLSSDSFLQQEIVVKMSLCQFALPLVLPDSENHYHTFLLWAMRGIVRTWWSQPPRGVGSFREDSVVLFRAPAFAFVRMEVSSNSKSQLLNAVLSPGHRQRDCFWHRDLNLGTNPREIADGLVEISWFLPSGREDLDIFPEPVAFLNLRGDIGSHWLQFKLLTEISSAVFILTDNISKKEYKLLYSMKGSATKYYFILSPYRGKRNTNLRFLNKLIPVLKMDHSHVLVKVSSTDSASFVRRIRSIVAHVARSPCRRLSLEEMANAARKLGLKVDEDCEECQRAKDRMERITRKIKDLDAYRRDELRLQGDPWRKAAQVEKELCQVQWAGDPPEKHRAELRHRLLELRMQQNGHDPAWGVQEFITGVSSPSLGEKQYFLRWMEWGLARVAQPRLRQPPETILTLRPKHCGAVDFSEALWPEPLGVEHFLREMGQFYEAESCLVEAGKLPAGQRRFAHFPGLALELLLRGLPLELIDGSTLSTPLRWVTGLLKELHIRLERRSRLVVLSALGVAGTGKSTLLNTMFGLRFATGRGCGPRGAFMQLITVAESFSQDLGCDHILVIDSGGLIGGALTAAGERFELEASLATLIMGLSNVTVVSLAETRDIPPAILHAFLRLEKTGHMPNYQFVYQNLHDVSASGPKPRERRQLLDQPSDVSRAAAQMEKQGDGIRTLADLAFCDPERQHIWHIPGLWHGVPPMAAVSLGYSEAIFELKRCLLENIRNGLSNQNKNIQQLIELVRRL is encoded by the exons gatagaagtggaattactggtcAAAgg ACATTCAGATTTGGGAGAAGTGGCCCCAGAAATAAAAGGATCTGAGAGACGAACAGCTGTGGCCATTGCAG atttggaatggagagaaatggaaggagatgaTTGCGAGTTTCATTATGGAG ATGGTACGAATGAGGCTCAAGACGGTGACTTTCCAGCAG TGGAGAGGAGCAGACTGCAAGAAATGCTGTCGCTTTTGGGACTAGAGACTTACCAGCTCCAGAAACTCAGCCTCCAGGACTCCCTGCAGATTAGTAGTGACAGCATGAAGAACTGGGCTCCTCAGGTTCCCAAAGACTTGCCCTGGAATTTCCTCAGGAAGCTGCAGGCCCTCAATGCTGAAGCTAGGAACACTACCATGGTGCTGGACGTGCCCCCAGATGCCAGGCCTGTGGAGAAGGAgagccagatggaagaggagaTTATTTACTGGGACACAGCTGATGACATCTCTGCGGACATCTATTCCTTCTCTGAGCTGCCAACCCCCGACACACCTGTGAACCCCTTGGATCTTCTCTGTGCCCTTCTGCTTTCCTCCGATAGTTTCCTGCAACAAGAAATCGTGGTAAAGATGTCCCTCTGCCAGTTTGCACTCCCTCTCGTTTTGCCCGACTCAGAGAACCACTACCACACGTTTCTGCTGTGGGCCATGAGGGGCATTGTGCGGACCTGGTGGTCACAGCCCCCCAGGGGGGTGGGCAGCTTCAGAGAAGACAGCGTGGTCCTGTTCCGGGCGCCCGCCTTTGCCTTTGTGCGCATGGAGGTCAGCAGCAACTCCAAGTCGCAGCTTCTCAACGCCGTGCTCAGCCCGGGCCACCGGCAGCGGGACTGCTTCTGGCATCGAGATCTGAACTTGGGCACAAACCCTCGGGAGATTGCAGACGGGCTGGTGGAAATTTCCTGGTTTCTTCCCAGTGGCAGGGAAGACTTGGACATTTTCCCAGAGCCGGTGGCCTTTCTGAACCTGAGAGGCGACATTGGGTCTCACTGGCTGCAGTTTAAGCTCTTGACAGAAATCTCCTCAGCGGTGTTCATCTTGACTGACAACATCAGTAAGAAGGAGTACAAACTGCTGTACTCCATGAAGGGGTCGGCCACGAAATACTACTTCATCCTGAGTCCCTACCGTGGGAAACGAAACACAAATCTGAGATTCCTAAACAAGTTAATTCCTGTGCTGAAGATGGACCACTCGCACGTTCTCGTGAAGGTCAGCAGCACGGACAGCGCGAGCTTTGTGCGGAGGATCCGCTCCATCGTGGCCCACGTGGCCCGGTCCCCCTGCAGGAGGTTGTCTTTGGAGGAAATGGCGAATGCAGCCCGCAAGCTGGGGCTGAAGGTCGATGAGGACTGCGAGGAGTGTCAGCGAGCGAAAGACCGGATGGAGCGGATCACCAGGAAAATCAAAGACTTGGATGCCTACCGAAGGGATGAGCTGAGGCTGCAGGGGGATCCTTGGAGAAAGGCGGCCCAGGTGGAGAAGGAGCTCTGCCAGGTCCAGTGGGCTGGGGACCCTCCTGAGAAGCACAGGGCTGAGCTGCGGCATCGTTTACTGGAACTTCGAATGCAGCAGAATGGCCATGACCCTGCCTGGGGGGTGCAGGAGTTCATCACGGGTGtcagcagcccctccctgggcGAGAAGCAGTACTTCCTGAGGTGGATggagtgggggctggcccgggtGGCCCAGCCAAGGCTGAGACAGCCTCCGGAGACAATTCTTACCCTGAGACCAAAACACTGTGGGGCTGTGGACTTCAGTGAGGCGCTCTGGCCTGAGCCCCTGGGGGTGGAGCACTTCCTGCGGGAGATGGGACAGTTTTACGAGGCAGAAAGCTGCCTTGTGGAGGCAGGGAAGCTGCCAGCAGGCCAGAGGCGATTTGCCCACTTCCCAGGCCTGGCCTTGGAGCTGCTGCTGAGAGGGCTCCCCCTGGAGCTGATCGACGGGAGCACGCTGAGCACTCCCCTGCGCTGGGTCACGGGGCTCCTGAAGGAGCTGCACATCCGCCTGGAGAGACGGTCGCGGCTGGTGGTCCTGTCGGCACTGGGTGTGGCAGGCACGGGCAAGTCCACCCTTCTCAACACCATGTTTGGGCTGCGGTTTGccacagggaggggctgtggtccTCGAGGGGCCTTTATGCAGCTCATCACGGTGGCCGAGAGCTTCAGCCAGGACCTGGGCTGTGACCACATCCTGGTGATAGACTCAGGGGGCTTGATAGGGGGCGCCCTGACCGCGGCTGGGGAGAGGTTTGAGCTGGAGGCTTCCCTGGCCACTTTGATTATGGGGCTGAGCAATGTCACCGTGGTCAGTTTAGCTGAAACAAGGGACATTCCGCCAGCTATTCTGCATGCATTTCTGAGGTTGGAAAAAACGGGGCACATGCCCAACTATCAGTTTGTATACCAGAACCTTCATGACGTGTCTGCCTCTGGCCCTAAGCCAAGAGAGAGGAGACAGCTCCTGGATCAGCCCAGTGACGTGAGCAGAGCTGCAGCACAAATGGAGAAACAGGGCGATGGCATCCGGACGCTGGCTGACCTGGCCTTTTGTGACCCTGAGAGGCAGCACATTTGGCACATCCCTGGCCTGTGGCACGGAGTGCCTCCCATGGCTGCTGTGAGCTTGGGGTACAGCGAAGCCATTTTTGAACTGAAGAGATGCCTGCTAGAAAACATCAGGAACGGCCTGtccaaccaaaacaaaaacattcagcAGCTCATTGAGCTGGTGAGACGGCTGTGA